In one Lachnospiraceae bacterium GAM79 genomic region, the following are encoded:
- a CDS encoding HAD hydrolase-like protein → MNGQKGNTMYKYYLFDLDGTISQSEPGILNCIRYALDAAGLPEPSEKVLKTFIGPSLYDSFTSKCHVDHDQALWLVDKYRERYNVIGLYETSIYDGIPETLKALKEKGAKIGVATSKPTEPTKKILAKFDLAQYFDVVVGSNPDGTGSDKQVLIAECLKRLKEADAEGTDMPQADREEAVMMDDSKPEVKTQIHEKDAIMIGDRMFDIDGGHACGIDTVGVLYGYGNREEFEKAGAEYIISCPEELLTL, encoded by the coding sequence TTGAACGGACAGAAAGGCAACACTATGTATAAATACTATTTATTTGACCTGGACGGCACAATAAGCCAGTCCGAGCCGGGCATTCTCAACTGCATCCGCTATGCTCTGGATGCAGCCGGACTGCCGGAGCCATCGGAGAAAGTGTTAAAGACATTTATCGGACCATCGTTGTACGATTCCTTTACATCCAAATGTCATGTTGACCACGATCAGGCACTCTGGCTGGTGGACAAATACAGAGAACGCTATAACGTGATAGGCCTATATGAGACATCTATCTATGATGGAATCCCGGAGACACTCAAAGCCTTAAAAGAAAAAGGCGCGAAGATCGGAGTGGCGACCTCCAAACCGACAGAACCAACGAAGAAGATACTGGCGAAATTCGATCTGGCACAGTACTTTGATGTTGTGGTAGGAAGCAATCCGGATGGAACCGGCTCGGACAAGCAGGTGCTGATCGCAGAGTGCCTGAAGCGGTTGAAGGAAGCCGATGCGGAAGGTACGGATATGCCACAGGCAGACCGGGAAGAGGCAGTCATGATGGACGATTCCAAGCCAGAGGTTAAGACACAGATACATGAAAAGGATGCCATCATGATCGGTGATCGGATGTTTGACATTGATGGCGGACATGCCTGTGGAATTGATACGGTCGGTGTTCTGTATGGATATGGAAACCGTGAGGAATTTGAAAAAGCCGGCGCGGAATATATCATCAGCTGCCCGGAGGAACTCCTGACATTGTAA
- a CDS encoding LicD family protein, with the protein MRKLLTLEDIHEREKTMVFMFHDLCEKHGLRYYLCGGTLLGAVRHQDFIPWDDDIDILMPRPDYERLQEVIKEQPFLPDHKFLSTSLGNLDEPYTKLADTRTRLDKYYTKDKYDIYLWMDIFPMDGLPDDDAEIERIYKKAHWYRRIIQYLKMKTGRGGNLVKKIVKPILKPFAHLIWGKKRTVKKLIRLCTQYDFESCKYVGGIACGYGPQEKMPREEYVKPMKVTFGGRELIAPGCTDYYLTSLYGDYMKLPPEEDRKAHIIKMYQVEE; encoded by the coding sequence GTGAGAAAATTATTGACGCTTGAGGATATCCATGAGCGTGAGAAAACAATGGTGTTCATGTTCCATGATCTGTGTGAGAAGCATGGGCTGCGGTATTATCTGTGCGGCGGCACGCTGCTTGGAGCAGTCAGACATCAGGATTTTATTCCGTGGGATGATGATATCGACATTCTGATGCCAAGACCGGATTATGAGAGATTACAGGAAGTGATCAAAGAGCAGCCGTTTCTGCCGGATCATAAGTTCCTGTCGACGAGCCTTGGCAATCTGGATGAACCATATACGAAGCTTGCGGATACGAGGACCAGACTGGACAAATATTATACAAAGGACAAATATGATATCTATCTGTGGATGGATATTTTCCCGATGGATGGACTGCCGGATGATGATGCAGAGATTGAACGGATCTATAAAAAGGCACATTGGTATCGCCGCATCATCCAATATCTGAAGATGAAGACAGGGCGGGGCGGTAATCTGGTCAAGAAGATCGTGAAGCCGATCCTGAAACCATTTGCGCATTTGATATGGGGCAAGAAGCGGACAGTGAAGAAGCTGATCCGGTTATGTACACAATATGATTTTGAATCATGCAAATATGTTGGCGGCATTGCCTGTGGCTATGGTCCGCAGGAGAAGATGCCAAGGGAAGAATATGTAAAACCAATGAAAGTGACATTTGGCGGACGGGAGCTGATCGCACCGGGTTGTACCGATTACTATTTGACATCCCTTTACGGTGACTATATGAAGCTTCCGCCGGAAGAAGACCGGAAAGCTCACATTATCAAAATGTATCAGGTGGAAGAATAA
- a CDS encoding NAD-dependent epimerase/dehydratase family protein: protein MKDKILEEDLLYIANAGGDYEKLYGKSILITGATGLVGSQIVKALLKMNEVKNADITIYAFVRNAEKADKIYDEFAKDKLVYVIGDVGDPVTDETVTLSNGRKISEVQINYIIHAASPTASKFFVDYPVETIMTAVNGTKNMLDLGKEKQSEGVVYISSMEAFGAPDPEKPYVKEDDLGYIDIHNPRSCYPEGKRLCECMCSSYASEYKLPVRIARLSQTFGAGISYEENRVFAQFAKAAMNKTDIVLHTAGKSVGNYCYTRDAVMGILLLLVKGNDGEAYTVAHPEAHITIGDMAKMVAEKLANNEIKVVFDIPESAMTFGYAPDVNMRLNSDKLQALGWKPVIGLEEMYTRMMKSMEYTR from the coding sequence ATGAAAGATAAGATTTTAGAAGAAGATCTGTTGTATATTGCAAATGCAGGTGGAGATTATGAGAAATTATACGGCAAATCCATCTTGATCACAGGAGCAACCGGACTGGTTGGTTCACAGATCGTAAAGGCACTGCTTAAGATGAACGAAGTAAAGAATGCTGATATCACGATCTATGCATTTGTCAGAAATGCAGAAAAGGCAGACAAGATCTATGATGAATTTGCAAAGGATAAGCTGGTGTATGTGATCGGTGATGTCGGAGATCCGGTTACCGATGAGACTGTAACCCTGTCAAATGGCAGGAAGATCTCAGAAGTACAGATCAACTACATCATCCATGCAGCAAGCCCTACAGCATCCAAGTTCTTTGTGGACTATCCGGTGGAGACGATCATGACTGCGGTAAATGGTACAAAGAATATGTTAGACCTTGGTAAGGAGAAGCAGTCCGAGGGTGTTGTATATATATCATCGATGGAAGCATTTGGCGCACCGGATCCTGAAAAGCCATATGTAAAGGAAGATGATCTGGGATACATCGATATCCACAATCCAAGAAGCTGTTATCCGGAGGGCAAACGTCTCTGCGAATGTATGTGTTCTTCTTACGCAAGTGAGTATAAGCTGCCGGTTCGTATCGCAAGATTGTCACAGACATTTGGCGCAGGCATCAGCTATGAGGAGAACCGTGTATTTGCACAGTTTGCAAAGGCTGCTATGAATAAGACAGATATCGTTCTGCACACAGCCGGAAAATCCGTTGGCAACTACTGCTATACCAGAGATGCCGTAATGGGTATCTTACTCCTTCTTGTAAAAGGAAATGATGGTGAAGCCTATACCGTAGCACATCCGGAAGCACACATCACGATCGGAGATATGGCAAAGATGGTTGCAGAGAAACTGGCAAATAATGAGATCAAGGTCGTATTTGACATACCGGAAAGTGCCATGACATTTGGCTATGCACCGGATGTAAATATGCGATTGAATTCAGATAAACTTCAGGCACTTGGATGGAAGCCGGTGATCGGTCTTGAGGAAATGTATACCCGTATGATGAAGAGCATGGAGTATACAAGATAA
- a CDS encoding CDP-glycerol glycerophosphotransferase family protein, whose amino-acid sequence MVNRIVVGADSFSIHGKFDEQGMFLLMEEGDILSDEDFARIVTFVDDHRNGDIFLLPKKYGPSRNSKKGIMYAPFSAYREKGKHAPWLAQKLDRDQEFHGVYEQLANGVISTEILRFLHGFTPFGMIFKGSLLNQLMEIADAGIQNAGQDANVTFGSPAHTLEDVLVKGSFPVLKWLLAVQARACLDEKLYYIDGVDYTLKNSFEGDKTFFEGIYDRAWYKDTVDQLIEWLKEMSIHQETLQMLVMQHALFIVKFMIQANLDNLNKHLFEETDGEAFLWKLGEVLSYIDDSIICENQGYHVDMKNEDCLVWVLLILKYKDTGLEFDFADGCYSYNDIQIGELTKPTADIQFMDNKDMEDHTELTIEGRLSPILLMNGAEFGVLVGDRFYPAEYNERYAHTKAFGMSIFKLRAFTIRVELPYGQETELAYVTRVRADVFENGETMGMSVEDLPVTLEFDSHFSRLCDRFRHSYWKINKKLYMYKTEANIMKVDPVKHGKIAGRELTLWRDMFATGQKKVIKFIIVRAFLKAKPFLKHRPIWLFFDKIYKAGDSAEYMYKYARSKKDGIKCYYLADGASEDYARLEREGMKPVKRRSVKHRYAFLYADMVIVSNSTVYAFNDFGTINSALIRDLMNFHVACVQHGMSIQKIAVAQNRLRDNTRLYFCASKYEIENLSKPIYGYEGYDALKLTGVPRYDGLINEDKRQILLSPTWRMQAAVPVTKNEGVSRDYNPLFKETTYYQVYNSLINDERLIAAAQKYNYKIVYVLHPIVSPQIDDFDKNPSVEIIPAVAVHGHSGVNYEKVFRESSLMVSDFSGVQFDFAYMRKPVVYLHHHDIPKHYEEGTFHYDTMGFGEICEDNDELIDVLISYMQNNCEMKPEYRRRADDFFRFDDHDNCERIYDVMIDYQKTKIH is encoded by the coding sequence TTGGTAAACAGGATCGTAGTCGGAGCGGACAGCTTCAGTATACATGGAAAATTTGATGAGCAGGGGATGTTCCTTTTGATGGAAGAGGGCGATATCCTTTCAGATGAGGATTTTGCGCGTATCGTGACCTTTGTTGATGACCACAGGAACGGAGATATCTTTCTGTTGCCGAAGAAATACGGACCGAGCAGGAACAGCAAGAAGGGAATTATGTATGCGCCGTTTTCCGCATATCGCGAGAAAGGAAAGCATGCGCCCTGGCTTGCACAGAAGCTGGACAGAGATCAGGAATTTCATGGTGTCTATGAGCAGCTTGCAAATGGTGTGATCTCTACGGAGATTTTAAGATTCCTGCACGGATTTACACCATTCGGTATGATATTTAAGGGAAGTCTGTTAAATCAGTTGATGGAGATTGCAGATGCCGGAATACAGAATGCCGGGCAGGATGCAAATGTGACATTCGGAAGCCCTGCACACACATTGGAGGACGTTCTGGTAAAGGGATCATTTCCGGTATTAAAATGGCTGCTTGCGGTTCAGGCAAGAGCCTGTCTGGATGAGAAGCTCTATTATATCGATGGTGTTGACTATACTTTGAAAAACAGCTTTGAAGGGGATAAGACCTTTTTTGAAGGAATCTATGACCGGGCATGGTATAAGGATACCGTTGATCAGCTGATCGAATGGTTAAAGGAAATGTCCATCCATCAGGAAACCCTGCAAATGCTTGTTATGCAGCATGCACTGTTCATTGTAAAATTTATGATCCAGGCAAATCTCGATAACCTGAACAAGCATTTATTTGAAGAGACCGACGGCGAGGCTTTTTTGTGGAAGCTTGGGGAAGTGCTCTCTTATATAGATGATTCGATCATTTGTGAGAATCAGGGATATCATGTGGATATGAAGAATGAAGACTGTCTGGTATGGGTATTGCTGATCTTAAAGTATAAGGACACCGGTCTGGAATTTGATTTTGCGGATGGCTGCTACAGCTATAATGATATTCAGATCGGAGAACTTACGAAGCCGACGGCGGACATTCAGTTTATGGATAATAAAGATATGGAGGATCACACAGAGCTTACGATCGAAGGACGGTTATCGCCGATTCTTTTGATGAATGGAGCAGAGTTTGGTGTTCTGGTCGGTGACCGCTTCTATCCGGCAGAATATAATGAGCGGTATGCACATACAAAAGCATTTGGCATGTCGATCTTCAAGCTTCGGGCATTTACGATCCGGGTGGAGCTTCCATATGGACAGGAAACAGAACTGGCTTATGTAACAAGAGTCCGGGCGGATGTCTTTGAAAATGGTGAAACGATGGGAATGTCGGTAGAGGATCTTCCGGTCACTCTGGAATTCGATTCTCATTTCAGCCGTTTGTGCGACCGTTTCCGTCACAGCTATTGGAAGATCAATAAGAAGCTGTATATGTATAAGACAGAAGCCAATATCATGAAGGTTGATCCGGTAAAGCATGGGAAGATTGCAGGCAGAGAACTGACGTTATGGCGAGATATGTTTGCAACCGGACAGAAGAAGGTTATTAAGTTTATCATTGTCCGGGCGTTCTTAAAGGCAAAGCCGTTTTTAAAGCATCGTCCGATCTGGCTCTTTTTTGATAAGATATATAAGGCGGGGGACTCTGCTGAATATATGTACAAATATGCAAGAAGCAAGAAGGATGGCATCAAATGCTATTATCTGGCAGATGGGGCATCGGAAGATTACGCACGTCTGGAACGCGAAGGCATGAAGCCGGTCAAACGGAGAAGCGTCAAGCACCGGTATGCATTTTTGTATGCGGATATGGTGATCGTGTCAAACTCTACCGTCTACGCATTTAATGATTTCGGTACGATCAATTCGGCACTGATCCGTGATCTGATGAACTTCCATGTAGCCTGTGTCCAGCATGGTATGTCTATCCAGAAGATTGCAGTTGCGCAGAACCGGTTGAGAGATAATACACGGTTGTATTTCTGTGCATCCAAATATGAGATTGAAAATCTATCGAAGCCAATCTACGGCTATGAGGGTTATGATGCATTGAAGCTGACCGGAGTACCGCGTTATGATGGACTTATAAATGAAGATAAACGGCAGATCCTGTTATCCCCGACCTGGCGGATGCAGGCAGCAGTTCCGGTTACAAAGAATGAGGGTGTGAGCCGTGACTACAATCCACTTTTTAAGGAGACAACCTATTATCAGGTATATAACAGCCTTATTAATGATGAGCGTCTGATCGCTGCGGCACAGAAATATAATTATAAGATCGTCTATGTACTGCATCCGATCGTCAGCCCGCAGATCGATGATTTTGATAAGAATCCTTCGGTAGAGATCATTCCGGCGGTTGCCGTTCATGGACATTCCGGTGTCAATTATGAGAAGGTGTTCCGGGAATCCAGTCTGATGGTTTCGGATTTCTCCGGTGTTCAGTTCGATTTTGCTTATATGCGTAAGCCGGTGGTCTACCTGCACCATCACGATATACCGAAGCATTATGAGGAAGGAACCTTCCACTATGATACGATGGGATTTGGCGAGATCTGTGAGGACAACGACGAATTGATCGATGTTCTGATCTCTTATATGCAGAATAACTGCGAGATGAAACCGGAGTACCGCAGACGTGCCGATGATTTCTTCCGGTTTGACGACCATGACAACTGTGAACGGATCTATGATGTCATGATCGACTACCAGAAGACAAAGATTCATTAA
- the pap gene encoding polyphosphate:AMP phosphotransferase — protein MLNNRIMKEKPSDEEMKTRLKALQEKLAAQTLAVREHKLPVIVLVEGWGTSGKGSLVGRIINNIDPRFYRVASLEKVREEDRRKPFLWRFVKEIPEAGNFVFMDSGWMDQLTREYAHKELSKKDYELRIANVRRFERQLTDNGYLVVKFFLNISKKEQKKRIRTLADDPATKWRVTDTDLAQNKHYDKYMDIFDKFLDATDSSRAPWYIIDGSSKKWAELQVLEILTEGIDVALQNHSLAVPIPQNVFPLMDMPKLSDISLQDKTVSDEEYSKHLKELQGKLRELHNSIYHKKIPVIIAYEGWDAAGKGGNIKRVTEALDPRGYEVFPIASPLPYEKSRHFLWRFFTRLPRSGHVAIFDRTWYGRVMVERIEGFCSENDWKRAYNEINEFEKELYDWGAVIIKFWIQIDKDTQLERFTLRQNTPEKQWKITDEDWRNREKWDQYETAVNEMLQKTSTTYAPWHIIESVDKKYARLKTLEIIVDAIEKAIS, from the coding sequence ATGTTGAATAATCGAATTATGAAGGAAAAGCCATCGGACGAGGAAATGAAGACACGGTTAAAGGCTTTGCAGGAAAAGCTGGCGGCGCAGACGCTAGCCGTCCGGGAACACAAGCTTCCGGTCATTGTTCTGGTAGAAGGCTGGGGTACTTCCGGCAAAGGCAGTCTGGTCGGACGGATCATCAACAATATCGATCCACGTTTTTACCGGGTTGCATCGCTGGAAAAGGTCAGAGAAGAAGACAGACGGAAACCATTTCTCTGGCGATTTGTAAAAGAGATACCGGAAGCCGGCAATTTTGTCTTTATGGATTCCGGCTGGATGGATCAGCTTACGCGTGAATACGCACACAAAGAATTGTCAAAAAAAGACTACGAGCTTCGAATTGCCAATGTTCGGAGATTTGAACGACAGCTGACCGATAACGGCTATCTGGTTGTCAAATTCTTCCTGAACATCTCGAAGAAAGAACAGAAGAAACGGATCCGGACGCTTGCCGATGATCCTGCAACCAAATGGAGAGTGACCGATACCGACCTTGCACAGAACAAGCATTATGACAAATACATGGATATTTTTGACAAATTCTTAGATGCTACCGATTCTTCCCGCGCACCATGGTATATCATCGATGGCAGCTCCAAGAAATGGGCAGAGCTTCAGGTTCTAGAAATCCTGACCGAAGGAATCGATGTTGCCCTACAAAATCATTCACTGGCAGTTCCGATCCCACAGAATGTATTCCCTCTTATGGACATGCCGAAGCTGTCGGATATCTCTTTACAGGACAAGACGGTATCTGATGAAGAATATTCCAAACATCTGAAAGAATTACAGGGAAAGCTTCGAGAGCTGCACAACAGCATTTACCACAAAAAGATTCCTGTCATCATTGCATACGAAGGTTGGGATGCTGCCGGAAAAGGCGGCAATATCAAGCGTGTAACGGAAGCATTAGATCCTCGCGGTTACGAAGTATTCCCAATCGCAAGTCCTCTTCCGTATGAAAAATCCCGACATTTCCTCTGGCGTTTCTTCACCAGGCTTCCACGCTCCGGTCATGTAGCTATCTTCGACCGAACATGGTATGGCAGAGTCATGGTAGAACGGATCGAAGGATTTTGCAGTGAAAATGACTGGAAACGTGCTTACAACGAAATCAACGAATTTGAAAAAGAACTGTATGACTGGGGTGCTGTGATCATCAAATTCTGGATACAGATTGATAAAGACACTCAGCTTGAACGATTCACGCTGCGTCAGAATACACCGGAAAAACAATGGAAGATCACAGATGAGGACTGGCGGAACCGTGAAAAATGGGATCAATACGAAACAGCCGTCAATGAAATGCTGCAAAAAACAAGCACCACCTATGCTCCATGGCACATCATCGAATCAGTCGATAAAAAATATGCCCGGTTAAAAACCCTGGAGATCATAGTTGATGCTATAGAAAAAGCTATATCTTAA
- a CDS encoding transcriptional regulator codes for MTSGEELLELRKSTGMNRREFAEYFEIPYRTVQDWELGNRRMPYYLLRLMVYKVDKENLAKQD; via the coding sequence ATGACATCAGGTGAAGAATTATTAGAATTAAGAAAGTCTACAGGAATGAACAGACGCGAATTTGCTGAGTATTTCGAGATACCGTATAGAACTGTACAGGACTGGGAACTTGGAAATAGAAGAATGCCATACTATCTTCTTCGTCTTATGGTTTACAAAGTAGACAAAGAAAATCTTGCAAAGCAGGACTGA
- a CDS encoding DUF6063 family protein: MDSRNLDKAIEIYARLIQGETIAKASRENSALYEDYYGNAEVYEIVGNLLKKLNLSIYEYNEALYITPGEGNRVFGYTNDDMKRILGLRLNKELFLCYFLMYVILLYFYKDSGSYQFREFIKPEKVIEEADKYLADVTKRLSVFSAEDVGAESFKAVGLLWDELPAVSHAVYDGEKTKASKASKSGYVKLTFNFMVSQKLFVENEERYYPTDRFKALCENYFEEYRGRLYQLLGGEEDAVH; the protein is encoded by the coding sequence ATGGACAGCAGAAATTTGGATAAGGCGATTGAGATCTACGCCAGACTGATACAGGGCGAAACGATCGCGAAAGCAAGCAGAGAAAACAGTGCTCTGTACGAAGATTATTATGGAAATGCAGAGGTCTACGAGATTGTAGGCAATCTGTTAAAGAAACTGAATCTGAGTATTTACGAATACAATGAAGCACTTTATATCACTCCGGGTGAAGGCAACCGGGTATTTGGTTATACAAATGACGATATGAAGCGCATACTTGGACTGCGGCTGAATAAAGAATTGTTCCTATGCTATTTCCTCATGTATGTGATCCTGCTGTATTTTTATAAAGATTCCGGAAGCTATCAGTTCCGTGAATTTATCAAGCCGGAAAAGGTGATTGAAGAGGCGGACAAATATCTGGCAGATGTGACGAAGCGGTTGTCTGTATTTTCCGCAGAGGATGTCGGGGCAGAGAGCTTTAAAGCGGTTGGACTGCTGTGGGATGAGCTTCCGGCAGTCAGTCATGCAGTCTATGACGGAGAAAAGACGAAGGCGTCAAAGGCATCCAAATCCGGTTATGTGAAGCTGACATTTAACTTTATGGTCAGCCAGAAATTATTTGTCGAGAACGAAGAACGCTACTATCCGACCGATCGGTTCAAGGCGTTATGTGAGAATTACTTTGAAGAATACAGGGGACGTCTGTATCAGCTGCTTGGAGGTGAAGAGGATGCCGTGCATTAA
- a CDS encoding aminotransferase class I/II-fold pyridoxal phosphate-dependent enzyme, with translation MRTYEKSTKLDNVCYDIRGPVMDEANRMQAAGIDVLKLNIGNPAPFGFHAPDEVIKDMSYNLRDTEGYSDSKGLFSARKAIMQYCQLKHIPNVGIDDIYTGNGVSELITMSMQGLLNNGDEILVPSPDYPLWTASVTLAGGTAVHYICDEQSDWYPDIDDMRSKITPNTKGIVVINPNNPTGALYPKEILEQIVDLAREFDLILFADEIYDRLVMDGRKHVALASLAPDVFTISFNGLSKSHRVAGYRIGWMCLCGRKDHVKGYIEGLNLLSSMRLCSNVPAQSIVQTSLGGYQSADELLLPGGRIYEQREYIYNALCDIPGVSVVKPKAAFYIFPKLDQEKFHIKDDEKFALDLLREKKILITCGTGFNCTDPDHFRIVYLPNIVQLKTAMGRIADFLSYYHQ, from the coding sequence ATGAGAACATACGAAAAATCAACGAAACTCGATAACGTTTGTTATGACATAAGAGGTCCTGTTATGGACGAAGCAAACCGCATGCAGGCAGCGGGCATTGATGTTCTGAAACTGAATATCGGAAACCCTGCACCATTTGGTTTTCACGCACCGGATGAAGTCATCAAAGACATGTCTTACAATCTGAGAGACACCGAAGGATATTCCGATTCCAAGGGCTTATTCTCCGCGAGAAAGGCTATCATGCAGTATTGCCAGTTAAAGCATATTCCAAATGTCGGAATTGACGATATCTATACCGGAAATGGTGTAAGTGAACTGATCACCATGTCTATGCAGGGACTTTTAAATAATGGAGATGAGATTCTGGTTCCTTCTCCTGATTACCCATTATGGACAGCTTCTGTCACACTGGCAGGCGGTACTGCTGTTCACTATATCTGTGATGAACAGAGTGACTGGTATCCGGATATCGATGATATGAGAAGTAAGATCACTCCAAATACAAAGGGTATCGTCGTGATCAATCCAAATAACCCAACAGGTGCCTTATATCCAAAGGAGATTCTGGAACAGATCGTTGATCTTGCAAGAGAATTCGACCTGATCCTGTTTGCAGATGAGATCTACGACAGACTGGTTATGGATGGCAGAAAGCATGTTGCACTCGCATCTCTGGCACCGGATGTATTCACGATCAGCTTCAATGGTCTGTCCAAATCCCATCGTGTAGCCGGTTATCGTATCGGATGGATGTGTCTGTGCGGCAGAAAGGATCATGTAAAAGGCTACATCGAAGGTCTGAATCTTCTGTCTTCAATGCGCCTTTGTTCAAATGTTCCTGCACAGAGTATCGTTCAGACTTCTCTGGGCGGTTATCAGAGTGCCGATGAACTTCTGCTTCCGGGCGGACGAATCTACGAACAGCGTGAATATATCTACAACGCCCTCTGTGACATTCCCGGTGTATCCGTTGTGAAGCCAAAAGCTGCTTTCTACATATTCCCGAAACTGGATCAGGAGAAGTTCCATATCAAGGATGATGAGAAGTTTGCCCTTGATCTTCTCCGTGAGAAGAAGATCCTGATCACCTGTGGTACCGGCTTCAACTGTACAGACCCGGATCATTTCCGTATCGTATATCTGCCGAATATCGTGCAGCTTAAAACCGCTATGGGAAGAATTGCTGATTTCTTAAGCTACTACCATCAGTAA
- a CDS encoding DUF6512 family protein, protein MNQSVKHNFFIWSVFSSICIVILGSGWHFLYAILEKSNLVAWCTPINESIWEHLKLTLYPVLIVMLILYGLHFIPCGPSIHKVILMISASVCISDLIIVSIYYVFSGGFGLTGMSIDLTAYGIGILAGQLLSVIHLLSLHQIPKWVYSIGYILLIGLIIITAVFSYNIPDLPLFVPPDQTV, encoded by the coding sequence ATGAATCAGTCTGTTAAACACAACTTTTTTATCTGGAGTGTTTTCTCTTCCATCTGTATTGTGATACTTGGAAGCGGCTGGCATTTTCTATATGCCATCTTAGAGAAAAGTAATCTGGTCGCCTGGTGCACACCGATCAATGAAAGTATCTGGGAGCATCTGAAGCTTACCCTGTATCCGGTGCTCATCGTTATGCTGATTCTTTATGGTCTGCATTTTATTCCCTGTGGACCTTCGATCCATAAAGTGATCCTGATGATCTCAGCCAGCGTCTGCATCTCAGATCTGATCATTGTCAGCATCTATTATGTGTTCTCCGGCGGATTCGGACTTACCGGAATGTCTATCGACCTTACAGCCTATGGCATCGGTATTCTGGCAGGACAGCTTCTAAGTGTGATTCACCTGCTTTCGCTCCACCAGATTCCAAAATGGGTGTATAGTATCGGTTATATTCTTCTGATCGGACTTATCATTATTACAGCTGTATTCTCTTATAATATCCCAGATCTCCCGCTCTTTGTTCCGCCTGATCAGACGGTATGA
- a CDS encoding zinc ribbon domain-containing protein, with protein sequence MKCNNCGTENADGQQYCQGCGAALYGQSNMYTQQNQNTYGQQNAGTYAQQNAGTYGQQNLYSQQAYTTPPQQVVYNQRITKENLPYEFQPISMWGYFGYQILFMIPIIGFILLIVFALGGTKNVNLKNFARSYFCVTIIVLVVVLIIAATGGLAILGGSMNM encoded by the coding sequence ATGAAATGTAACAATTGTGGAACAGAAAATGCAGATGGACAGCAGTACTGTCAGGGATGTGGAGCGGCATTATATGGGCAGAGTAATATGTATACTCAGCAGAATCAGAATACATATGGACAGCAGAATGCAGGTACATATGCTCAACAAAATGCTGGAACATATGGACAGCAGAATTTGTATAGTCAGCAGGCATATACAACACCTCCACAGCAGGTTGTTTATAATCAGAGAATAACAAAAGAAAATCTGCCTTACGAATTTCAGCCGATTTCCATGTGGGGATATTTTGGATATCAGATTTTGTTTATGATTCCTATAATAGGATTTATCCTTCTGATTGTTTTTGCACTGGGCGGAACAAAGAATGTAAACCTGAAGAATTTTGCAAGATCTTATTTCTGCGTTACAATTATAGTTTTGGTAGTAGTATTGATCATAGCGGCAACAGGCGGACTGGCAATTCTTGGGGGTAGTATGAATATGTAA